In Macadamia integrifolia cultivar HAES 741 chromosome 1, SCU_Mint_v3, whole genome shotgun sequence, a single window of DNA contains:
- the LOC122084305 gene encoding protein RGF1 INDUCIBLE TRANSCRIPTION FACTOR 1-like: MVSAPIQRTIRRIKRPPPDWIETFLKTKFFLSCLLHQEYRKNEMNLFCINCGRSICQHCICSCAHDFHQQIQIRKYVYHEVVRVDEIEKHVNCSKIQSYLSNLAKVVFLNPRPNLKTSKSNSNGVACEVCDRSLQEPYRYCSIACKLSKVAEKGSKKSLSPPSVSLPVRELNIAESGEESSDQQKESNPSKRKRKRKGTPRRAPLF, from the exons ATG GTGAGCGCACCAATTCAGAGGACAATTCGGAGGATAAAGAGGCCACCGCCTGACTGGATCGAAACATTCCTGAAGACCAAGTTCTTCCTTTCTTGTTTACTTCATCAAGAATACCGCAAGAACGAGATGAATTTGTTCTGTATCAACTGTGGCCGAAGTATCTGTCAGCATTGCATCTGTTCCTGTGCTCATGACTTTCATCAACAGATTCAGATTCGCAAATATGTCTATCATGAAGTAGTTCGCGTCGATGAAATTGAAAAACATGTAAATTGTTCCAAAATCCAG TCGTATCTATCCAATCTGGCAAAGGTCGTATTTTTAAATCCTCGTCCGAACCTGAAAACATCGAAATCAAACAGCAATGGCGTAGCTTGCGAGGTATGCGATAGAAGCTTACAGGAGCCTTATCGATACTGCTCGATCGCTTGCAAG CTTTCAAAAGTTGCAGAAAAGGGAAGTAAAAAGAGTCTTAGTCCTCCATCAGTGTCCCTTCCAGTTCGAGAACTCAATATTGCAGAGTCTGGGGAGGAATCGAGTGATCAGCAGAAAGAGAGTAATCCGTCGAAGCGAAAGCGCAAGAGAAAAGGAACTCCTCGCAGAGCTCCTCTGTTTTGA
- the LOC122084310 gene encoding protein RGF1 INDUCIBLE TRANSCRIPTION FACTOR 1-like isoform X2 yields the protein MMRNEWVESFLKTKFFSSCVNHEELRENKMNFFCIDCNQSICQNCLSSSAHDLHQQLQIRRYVYQEVVRVDEIEKHINCSQIQSYLSNLAKIVFLNPRPRVKISKSESGGAACEACERSLQEPYRYCSIACKVSVVAEKGKDKSPSPPLMPHPIPELNDAESVVESIDQHKRGRVILDSEGIDAGVQP from the exons ATG ATGAGAAACGAGTGGGTCGAATCATTTCTGAAGACCAAGTTCTTCAGTTCTTGTGTAAATCATGAGGAACTCCGAGAAAATAAGATGAATTTTTTCTGTATCGACTGTAACCAAAGTATCTGTCAGAATTGCCTCTCCTCCTCTGCTCATGACCTTCATCAACAGCTTCAGATTCGCAGATATGTCTATCAAGAAGTAGTTCGTGTCGATGAAATTGAAAAGCATATAAATTGTTCCCAAATCCAG TCGTATCTGTCGAATCTGGCAAAGATCGTATTTTTAAACCCTCGTCCGCGAGTAAAAATATCGAAATCAGAAAGCGGAGGCGCAGCTTGTGAGGCATGTGAGAGAAGCTTACAGGAGCCTTATCGATACTGCTCGATCGCTTGCAAGGTTTCAGTAGTTGCAGAAAAGGGAAAGGATAAGAGTCCTAGTCCTCCATTAATGCCCCATCCAATTCCAGAACTCAATGATGCAGAGTCTGTGGTGGAATCGATTGATCAGCACAAGCGTGGACGAGTTATTCTGGACAGCGAGGGAATTGATGCTGGTGTACAACCGTAG
- the LOC122084310 gene encoding protein RGF1 INDUCIBLE TRANSCRIPTION FACTOR 1-like isoform X1: protein MLQMRNEWVESFLKTKFFSSCVNHEELRENKMNFFCIDCNQSICQNCLSSSAHDLHQQLQIRRYVYQEVVRVDEIEKHINCSQIQSYLSNLAKIVFLNPRPRVKISKSESGGAACEACERSLQEPYRYCSIACKVSVVAEKGKDKSPSPPLMPHPIPELNDAESVVESIDQHKRGRVILDSEGIDAGVQP from the exons ATG TTGCAGATGAGAAACGAGTGGGTCGAATCATTTCTGAAGACCAAGTTCTTCAGTTCTTGTGTAAATCATGAGGAACTCCGAGAAAATAAGATGAATTTTTTCTGTATCGACTGTAACCAAAGTATCTGTCAGAATTGCCTCTCCTCCTCTGCTCATGACCTTCATCAACAGCTTCAGATTCGCAGATATGTCTATCAAGAAGTAGTTCGTGTCGATGAAATTGAAAAGCATATAAATTGTTCCCAAATCCAG TCGTATCTGTCGAATCTGGCAAAGATCGTATTTTTAAACCCTCGTCCGCGAGTAAAAATATCGAAATCAGAAAGCGGAGGCGCAGCTTGTGAGGCATGTGAGAGAAGCTTACAGGAGCCTTATCGATACTGCTCGATCGCTTGCAAGGTTTCAGTAGTTGCAGAAAAGGGAAAGGATAAGAGTCCTAGTCCTCCATTAATGCCCCATCCAATTCCAGAACTCAATGATGCAGAGTCTGTGGTGGAATCGATTGATCAGCACAAGCGTGGACGAGTTATTCTGGACAGCGAGGGAATTGATGCTGGTGTACAACCGTAG